Proteins from a genomic interval of Cupriavidus sp. WKF15:
- a CDS encoding tripartite tricarboxylate transporter substrate binding protein, translating to MTQHKPNGRIRRLLGLGLFAGLVAGAMPAFAQGDNWPNHPVRVVVPYTPGGVSDAVTRLVMQKLAERIGQPVVVENRPGANGMIGSDNVAKSTPDGYSLLVVVAAHAINPSLYPRMSYDPVRDLTGVSLIGRIPLLLVSSAQLPPASVKELVSWGKAHPDKMTFASSGNGSGAHLAGELFAQATGVKMVHVPYKGISPALPDLFSGQVAIIFDSVQTMMPQVKAGKVRALAISSPTRWPAAPDVPTMAEAGYPSVTASSWIGLIAPAKTPPAVLAKISAEMDAVLRQPEVRTRLIEYGIDPVGGKADQFQAFIREESVRWGEVVRKGGVKVE from the coding sequence ATGACGCAACACAAGCCCAACGGGCGCATCCGCAGGCTGCTGGGGCTTGGCCTGTTCGCCGGCCTGGTCGCCGGCGCGATGCCGGCCTTTGCGCAGGGCGACAACTGGCCGAATCATCCGGTGCGCGTGGTCGTGCCCTACACGCCGGGCGGCGTTTCCGATGCCGTCACGCGGCTCGTGATGCAGAAGCTGGCCGAGCGCATCGGCCAGCCGGTGGTGGTGGAGAACCGCCCCGGCGCCAATGGCATGATCGGCTCGGACAACGTGGCCAAGTCCACGCCGGATGGCTACTCGCTGCTGGTCGTGGTGGCGGCGCACGCGATCAACCCGAGCCTGTATCCGCGCATGAGCTATGACCCGGTCAGGGACCTGACCGGCGTCAGCCTGATCGGCCGCATTCCGCTGCTGCTGGTGTCGAGCGCGCAACTGCCGCCTGCCAGCGTGAAGGAACTCGTGAGCTGGGGCAAGGCTCATCCGGACAAGATGACCTTTGCTTCGAGCGGCAACGGCTCGGGTGCCCATCTGGCCGGCGAACTGTTCGCGCAGGCCACGGGCGTGAAGATGGTCCATGTCCCGTACAAGGGCATCTCCCCGGCCCTGCCTGACCTGTTCTCGGGGCAGGTTGCCATCATCTTCGACTCGGTGCAGACCATGATGCCGCAGGTGAAGGCCGGCAAGGTGCGCGCGCTGGCGATCTCCAGCCCGACGCGCTGGCCGGCCGCGCCGGACGTGCCGACCATGGCCGAGGCCGGTTATCCGTCCGTGACGGCCAGCAGCTGGATCGGCCTGATCGCGCCGGCCAAAACGCCGCCTGCGGTGCTGGCGAAGATCTCCGCGGAGATGGATGCCGTGCTGCGCCAGCCGGAGGTCCGGACCCGCTTGATCGAATACGGCATCGACCCCGTCGGCGGCAAGGCCGATCAGTTCCAGGCCTTCATCAGGGAGGAGTCGGTACGCTGGGGCGAGGTGGTAAGGAAGGGCGGCGTGAAAGTGGAGTAA
- a CDS encoding acyclic terpene utilization AtuA family protein translates to MTDTARTIRIGGASGFWGDSAIATPQLLTVPGMQYLVYDYLAETTMSILARARARDAALGYATDFVNAAMAPNLGEILRRGIRVVANAGGLNPQACRDALLKAAAQQGLSPRIAVITGDDVRAQFAQWCGQGLTDLDGQPVPTTEPWSANVYTGAQAIARALALGADIVIAGRCVDSAVVVGVLAHEFEWDWTDWDRLAAGTLAGHVIECGAQATGGLFTDWQRVPDWDRMGYPVIDCAHDGSFMLGKPEGTGGLVEPAAVAEQVLYEVGDPANYLMPDVTCDFRAVRTELAAPGQVRVWGARGRAPGSHYKGNATWQDGYQISLMMAIRGIDAPAKARRTADALLKRTRDMLAARGLPDYSETIVELLGCESQYGPHARDLPTREVVLRIGARHQQARALGFLQRECSSAGTSMAAGTRSSFSGRVDIQPVVKVFSFLVPKADVPMRVGFEGGEVVLANAAQSGDAGPPAAIDMPVPQPLPAGPRVERPLVALAYARSGDKGDDENIGVIARRPEYLALLREQMTPQAVHAYFAHLVHGEVERFEVPGLHALNFLMHGALAGGGVASLRSDPLGKSYAQMLLDFPISVPQGWVQDAGH, encoded by the coding sequence ATGACCGATACCGCCAGGACCATCCGCATTGGCGGCGCCTCGGGCTTCTGGGGCGATTCCGCGATTGCCACGCCGCAACTGCTGACAGTGCCGGGCATGCAGTACCTGGTCTATGACTACCTGGCCGAGACCACCATGTCCATCCTGGCGCGCGCCCGCGCGAGGGATGCGGCGCTGGGCTACGCCACGGACTTCGTGAACGCCGCGATGGCCCCGAACCTTGGCGAGATCCTGCGCCGCGGCATCCGTGTGGTCGCCAACGCCGGTGGCCTGAATCCGCAAGCCTGCCGCGACGCTCTGCTGAAGGCAGCCGCCCAGCAGGGTTTGTCGCCGCGCATCGCCGTGATCACGGGCGACGACGTGCGGGCGCAGTTCGCGCAATGGTGCGGGCAGGGCCTGACGGACCTGGACGGCCAGCCGGTGCCGACCACGGAGCCGTGGTCCGCGAACGTCTACACCGGCGCGCAGGCCATCGCGCGCGCGCTGGCGCTTGGCGCGGACATCGTCATCGCCGGACGCTGCGTGGACAGCGCCGTGGTGGTCGGCGTGCTGGCCCACGAGTTCGAATGGGACTGGACCGACTGGGACCGCCTGGCGGCAGGCACGCTGGCCGGCCATGTCATCGAGTGCGGTGCCCAGGCCACGGGCGGGCTCTTCACCGACTGGCAGCGCGTGCCCGACTGGGATCGCATGGGCTATCCGGTCATCGATTGCGCGCACGACGGCAGCTTCATGCTCGGCAAGCCGGAAGGCACCGGCGGGCTGGTCGAGCCGGCCGCCGTGGCGGAGCAGGTCTTGTATGAGGTGGGCGATCCCGCCAACTACCTGATGCCCGACGTCACCTGCGACTTCCGCGCGGTGCGCACGGAACTGGCGGCACCGGGCCAGGTGCGCGTGTGGGGCGCGCGCGGCCGTGCGCCGGGCAGCCACTACAAGGGCAACGCGACCTGGCAGGACGGCTACCAGATCAGCCTGATGATGGCGATCCGCGGCATCGATGCCCCCGCCAAGGCGCGCCGCACGGCCGATGCGCTGCTGAAGCGCACGCGCGACATGCTGGCCGCGCGCGGGCTGCCGGACTACAGCGAGACCATTGTCGAGTTGCTTGGCTGTGAGTCGCAGTACGGGCCTCATGCGCGCGACCTGCCGACGCGCGAGGTGGTCCTGCGTATCGGCGCACGCCATCAACAGGCCAGGGCACTGGGCTTCCTGCAGCGCGAATGCTCGTCGGCCGGCACGTCGATGGCGGCGGGCACACGCTCGTCGTTTTCGGGGCGGGTCGACATCCAGCCGGTGGTCAAGGTCTTTTCCTTCCTCGTACCGAAGGCCGATGTGCCGATGCGCGTGGGTTTCGAGGGTGGCGAGGTCGTGCTGGCCAATGCCGCGCAAAGCGGCGATGCCGGGCCGCCCGCGGCCATCGACATGCCCGTGCCGCAGCCGCTGCCCGCCGGACCGCGCGTCGAGCGCCCGCTGGTCGCGCTGGCCTACGCACGCAGTGGCGACAAGGGCGACGACGAAAACATCGGCGTGATCGCGCGGCGGCCGGAGTACCTGGCTCTGCTGCGCGAACAGATGACGCCGCAGGCCGTGCACGCGTACTTCGCCCACCTCGTGCATGGGGAGGTCGAGCGTTTCGAAGTGCCCGGCCTGCATGCGCTGAACTTCCTGATGCATGGCGCGCTGGCCGGCGGCGGTGTCGCAAGCCTGCGCTCCGACCCGCTTGGCAAGAGCTACGCGCAGATGCTGCTCGATTTCCCGATTTCCGTGCCGCAGGGCTGGGTACAGGATGCGGGCCACTGA
- a CDS encoding acetyl-CoA carboxylase biotin carboxylase subunit, whose amino-acid sequence MSANCRPFHTLLVANRGEIAVRIMRTARRLGLATVAVYSEADRHSPHVACADRAVCIGPSAPRVSYLNIAAIIDAARGSGADAVHPGYGFLAENAEFAEAVVAAGLVFVGPPGQAIRAMGNKAEAKRLMLAADMPCVPGYQGSAQDDATLLAQAGQIGFPMMVKAAAGGGGRGMRLVRDAAALPAALASARSEAQTAFGSGELILERAVMAPRHVEIQVFADTHGNVIHLGERDCSVQRRHQKVIEEAPSPAVGSALRARMGDAAVRAARSIGYVGAGTMEFLLDGDGNFYFMEMNTRLQVEHAVTEAITGFDLVEWQLRVAAGEPLPVTQDEVRLKGHAIEVRLTAEDVPAGFLPQGGPLMRWRPPASGRDVRVDHALEEGGAIPTHYDSMVAKLVAHGADREEARRKLLRAVEDCVLLGVPSNQAFLADCLASPAFAGNDVHTGFVETHMQAALQATVPPRHVAASAALAAAGVLDGGSQPAALARTAASVALDAAGQGWQAMLRAAGDGWHVSLRERDGDAPAEACMVRVLRADPQAGTALVECDGVAYPLVFAADKHALHLFQAGRAWKFQRHDPRRRRDAGDADGLLQAPLTARIVAVHVAEGERVAAGQPLVVLEAMKMEHIIAAPFAGVVAELAARTGGQASAGALLARVEADADKEAA is encoded by the coding sequence ATGTCTGCTAACTGCCGACCCTTCCATACGCTGCTTGTCGCCAACCGCGGCGAGATTGCCGTGCGCATCATGCGTACCGCGCGCCGCCTCGGCCTGGCCACGGTGGCAGTCTATTCCGAGGCCGACCGGCACAGCCCGCACGTGGCCTGCGCCGACCGCGCCGTATGCATTGGTCCCTCCGCACCGCGCGTGTCGTACCTGAATATCGCGGCGATCATTGACGCCGCGCGCGGGAGCGGCGCGGACGCCGTGCACCCTGGCTACGGCTTCCTGGCCGAGAACGCCGAATTCGCCGAAGCCGTGGTGGCCGCGGGCCTGGTCTTTGTCGGTCCGCCGGGGCAGGCGATTCGTGCCATGGGCAACAAGGCCGAGGCCAAGCGCCTGATGCTGGCCGCCGACATGCCGTGCGTGCCCGGCTACCAGGGCAGCGCGCAGGACGATGCCACGCTGCTCGCCCAGGCTGGCCAGATCGGCTTCCCGATGATGGTGAAGGCTGCCGCCGGCGGGGGCGGGCGCGGCATGCGGCTGGTGCGCGATGCCGCGGCGTTGCCCGCCGCGCTGGCCAGCGCCCGCTCCGAAGCGCAGACCGCGTTCGGCTCGGGCGAGCTGATCCTGGAGCGTGCGGTAATGGCGCCGCGCCACGTGGAAATCCAGGTGTTCGCCGACACCCACGGCAACGTGATCCACCTTGGCGAACGCGACTGCTCGGTGCAGCGCCGGCACCAGAAGGTCATCGAAGAGGCGCCGTCGCCGGCAGTGGGCTCTGCGCTGCGCGCGCGCATGGGCGACGCCGCCGTGCGCGCCGCGCGTTCGATCGGCTACGTCGGTGCGGGCACCATGGAGTTCCTGCTCGATGGCGATGGCAATTTCTACTTCATGGAGATGAACACGCGCCTGCAGGTCGAGCATGCGGTCACCGAAGCGATCACCGGTTTCGACCTGGTCGAGTGGCAACTGCGCGTGGCGGCTGGCGAGCCGCTGCCGGTCACGCAGGACGAAGTGCGGCTGAAGGGCCACGCGATCGAAGTCCGGCTCACGGCCGAAGACGTGCCCGCCGGCTTCCTGCCGCAGGGCGGGCCGTTGATGCGCTGGCGCCCGCCGGCTTCGGGCCGCGATGTGCGCGTGGATCACGCGCTGGAAGAGGGCGGCGCGATTCCCACCCACTACGACTCGATGGTGGCCAAGCTCGTGGCGCACGGCGCCGACCGCGAAGAAGCGCGGCGCAAGCTGCTGCGCGCGGTGGAAGACTGTGTGCTGCTGGGCGTGCCGTCCAACCAGGCATTCCTGGCCGACTGCCTGGCAAGTCCGGCCTTTGCCGGCAACGACGTCCACACCGGCTTTGTCGAGACGCATATGCAGGCCGCGCTGCAGGCCACGGTGCCGCCGCGGCACGTGGCGGCGAGCGCCGCGCTGGCCGCCGCAGGCGTGCTGGATGGTGGCAGCCAGCCGGCTGCGCTGGCACGCACAGCGGCCAGCGTTGCGCTGGATGCGGCGGGGCAGGGATGGCAGGCCATGCTGCGTGCCGCGGGCGACGGCTGGCATGTCAGCCTGCGCGAGCGCGACGGCGACGCGCCGGCCGAAGCCTGCATGGTGCGCGTGCTGCGTGCCGATCCGCAGGCCGGCACCGCGCTGGTGGAGTGCGACGGCGTCGCCTACCCGCTGGTGTTCGCCGCGGACAAGCATGCGCTGCACCTGTTCCAGGCCGGCCGCGCGTGGAAGTTCCAGCGCCATGACCCGCGCCGCCGCCGCGACGCCGGCGATGCCGATGGCCTGCTGCAGGCGCCGCTGACCGCGCGCATCGTGGCCGTGCACGTCGCCGAAGGCGAGCGCGTGGCGGCCGGCCAGCCGCTGGTGGTGCTGGAAGCCATGAAGATGGAGCACATCATTGCCGCGCCGTTTGCGGGCGTGGTGGCTGAACTGGCGGCGCGCACGGGCGGGCAGGCCAGCGCCGGGGCGCTGCTGGCCCGTGTCGAAGCGGATGCTGACAAGGAGGCCGCATGA
- a CDS encoding enoyl-CoA hydratase-related protein codes for MPDTSQNDGVIVRRAGGVLFATLNIPATRNALAPEVVAALAGAMEQAESDPEIRALVLRGAGGIFSAGGNVGNFQARLQADASQEDPVATRNRQFGYFMERLSVLPVPVIAAVDGAAMGGGMGLACAADIVLATRDARFALSETTLGIIAAQIAPFVVQRLGAVAARRLGLTGERINGQSAVAIGLVDQLAEDSAELDALIAEWLTRIGRCGPQANRVFKTLVGRCGQEPVVPLLDEASRLFAQCMRREGAEGVAAFREKRDANWVARFDADTVRAAQAIA; via the coding sequence ATGCCAGATACCTCGCAGAACGACGGCGTGATCGTGCGCCGCGCCGGCGGCGTCCTGTTCGCCACGCTGAACATCCCCGCCACGCGCAACGCGCTCGCGCCCGAAGTCGTGGCGGCGCTGGCCGGCGCCATGGAACAGGCGGAGTCCGACCCTGAAATCCGTGCACTGGTGCTGCGCGGCGCCGGCGGCATCTTCAGCGCCGGCGGCAACGTCGGCAATTTCCAGGCGCGCCTGCAGGCGGACGCCAGCCAGGAAGACCCGGTCGCCACGCGCAACCGCCAGTTCGGCTATTTCATGGAGCGCCTGTCGGTGCTGCCGGTGCCCGTGATCGCCGCCGTGGACGGCGCGGCCATGGGCGGCGGCATGGGACTGGCGTGCGCGGCGGACATCGTGCTGGCCACGCGCGACGCGCGCTTCGCGTTGTCTGAGACGACGCTGGGCATCATCGCCGCGCAGATTGCGCCGTTCGTGGTGCAGCGCCTGGGCGCCGTGGCCGCGCGGCGGCTCGGGCTGACCGGCGAGCGTATCAACGGCCAGTCGGCGGTGGCCATCGGCCTGGTCGACCAGCTTGCCGAGGACAGTGCCGAACTGGATGCCCTGATTGCCGAATGGCTGACGCGTATTGGCCGCTGCGGCCCGCAGGCCAACCGCGTGTTCAAGACGCTGGTGGGCCGTTGTGGCCAGGAGCCGGTGGTGCCGCTGCTGGATGAGGCCTCGCGCCTGTTCGCGCAGTGCATGCGGCGCGAAGGCGCCGAAGGCGTGGCGGCTTTCCGCGAGAAGCGCGACGCGAACTGGGTGGCGCGCTTTGATGCCGATACCGTGCGCGCCGCGCAGGCCATCGCCTGA
- a CDS encoding acyl-CoA dehydrogenase family protein produces MLYTEDHRNIMDSIRRFVTAEIDPHVDEWEAAEIFPAHELFKKMGSLGFLGITKPVEYGGLGLDFSYAIAAAEALGYARAQGIGMGVGVQTDMATPALTAFGSDALKREFLAPAIAGDMVCSIGVSEAGAGSDVASLKTRARRDGDDYVISGSKMWITNGTQSDWICLLCNTSDGPAHKNKSLIVVPLKEDGKRAKGVEVQKIKKFGMWCSDTAQIFFDEVRVPVRNRIGEEGMGFIYQMKQFQEERLNGAARRLACTALIEETADYLRQRIAFGKPLLDNQFIQFKLAELKTEMEALRALVYVATQTYIDGGEVTELASMAKLKAGRLSREVADWCMQFQGGMGYTWDNHASRAYRDFRLGSIGGGADEVMLQVIAKQMGLMSRG; encoded by the coding sequence ATGCTTTACACCGAAGACCACCGCAACATCATGGACAGCATCCGCCGCTTCGTGACGGCGGAGATCGATCCGCACGTCGACGAGTGGGAAGCCGCGGAGATTTTTCCGGCGCATGAGCTGTTCAAGAAGATGGGGAGCCTGGGCTTCCTGGGCATTACCAAGCCGGTCGAGTATGGCGGCCTGGGCCTGGATTTCTCCTACGCCATCGCCGCGGCCGAAGCGCTCGGCTATGCACGCGCCCAGGGCATCGGCATGGGCGTGGGCGTGCAGACCGACATGGCCACGCCCGCCCTGACCGCGTTCGGCTCCGATGCGCTCAAGCGCGAATTCCTGGCGCCCGCCATTGCCGGCGACATGGTGTGCTCGATCGGCGTATCGGAAGCGGGGGCGGGCTCCGATGTGGCCTCGCTCAAGACGCGCGCGCGCCGCGATGGCGACGACTACGTCATCAGCGGCTCGAAGATGTGGATCACCAACGGCACCCAGTCCGACTGGATCTGCCTGCTGTGCAACACCTCCGACGGCCCGGCGCACAAGAACAAGTCCCTGATCGTGGTGCCGCTCAAGGAAGACGGCAAGCGCGCGAAGGGCGTGGAAGTGCAGAAGATCAAGAAGTTCGGCATGTGGTGCTCGGACACCGCACAGATCTTCTTCGACGAAGTGCGCGTGCCGGTGCGCAACCGCATCGGCGAAGAGGGCATGGGCTTCATCTACCAGATGAAGCAGTTCCAGGAGGAACGCCTGAACGGCGCCGCGCGCCGCCTGGCCTGCACCGCGCTGATCGAGGAAACCGCCGACTACCTGCGCCAGCGCATCGCCTTCGGCAAGCCGCTGCTGGACAACCAGTTCATCCAGTTCAAGCTGGCCGAACTCAAGACCGAGATGGAGGCGCTGCGCGCGCTGGTCTACGTGGCCACGCAGACCTATATCGACGGCGGCGAGGTCACCGAGCTGGCGTCGATGGCCAAGCTCAAGGCCGGGCGCCTGTCGCGCGAGGTCGCGGACTGGTGCATGCAGTTCCAGGGCGGCATGGGCTACACCTGGGACAACCATGCCTCGCGCGCTTATCGCGACTTCCGCCTCGGTTCGATTGGCGGCGGCGCCGACGAGGTCATGCTGCAGGTCATCGCCAAGCAGATGGGCCTGATGTCGCGCGGCTGA
- a CDS encoding carboxyl transferase domain-containing protein, translating to MIPIETRIDPSSDSFASQRTGMQALIERLRSLEQRAVAASERARAAFAKRGALLPRERIGRLLDAGAPFLPIASLAGFGMDDPNPDTSIPGGSLVAGIGIVCGVRCMVLATDSGIDAGAMTEAGNMKLMRCQEIALENRLPFIHLVESAGANLRKYRVDKFIRGGSIFYNLARLSAAGLPVITVVHGSSTAGGAYMPGLSDYVVMVRNRARAFLAGPPLLKAATGEVATDEELGGAELHATVSGLAEYLAEDDEHAIATARDIVASLDWPDVSPAPAQPVRAPRQDPAELDGVMTLDMKRPVDMREVIARIVDDSAWLPFKPDYGPGTVCGHARIEGHAVGFITNNGPIDPAGATKAAQFIQLCNQSGTPIVFLQNTTGFIVGRASEEAGMIKHGAKMIQALSNSSVPQVTIYCGSSFGAGNFGMCGRGFHPRFCFSWPNARTAVMGGEQAAMTLEIVARQQAERKGTTVDEAQLAAQTAEIVANFERQASAFVTSGLMLDDGVIDPRDTRAVLAFVLATAREANLRQPRAVQFGVARL from the coding sequence ATGATTCCCATCGAGACCCGCATCGACCCGTCTTCCGACTCGTTTGCCAGCCAGCGCACCGGCATGCAGGCCCTGATCGAGCGTCTGCGCAGCCTGGAGCAGCGTGCGGTGGCCGCCTCCGAGCGCGCCCGTGCGGCCTTTGCCAAACGTGGCGCGCTGCTGCCGCGCGAGCGCATCGGCCGCCTGCTCGACGCCGGCGCGCCCTTCTTGCCGATCGCCAGCCTGGCAGGCTTCGGCATGGACGACCCGAACCCCGACACGTCGATCCCGGGCGGTTCGCTCGTGGCCGGCATCGGCATCGTCTGCGGCGTACGCTGCATGGTGCTGGCCACCGATTCCGGCATCGACGCCGGGGCCATGACCGAGGCCGGCAATATGAAGCTGATGCGCTGCCAGGAGATCGCGCTGGAGAACCGGCTGCCGTTCATCCACCTGGTCGAGTCGGCCGGCGCCAACCTGCGCAAGTACCGCGTGGACAAGTTCATCCGCGGCGGCAGCATCTTCTACAACCTGGCGCGCCTGTCGGCGGCAGGGCTGCCGGTGATCACCGTGGTGCACGGCTCGTCCACCGCAGGCGGCGCCTACATGCCAGGCCTGTCGGATTACGTGGTCATGGTGCGCAATCGTGCCCGCGCGTTCCTGGCCGGCCCGCCGCTGCTCAAGGCCGCCACCGGCGAGGTCGCGACGGATGAGGAACTGGGCGGTGCCGAGCTGCACGCCACCGTCAGCGGCCTGGCCGAATACCTGGCCGAGGACGACGAGCACGCGATTGCCACAGCGCGCGACATAGTGGCCAGCCTCGACTGGCCGGACGTGTCGCCGGCGCCGGCACAGCCGGTGCGTGCGCCGCGCCAGGACCCGGCCGAGCTGGATGGCGTGATGACGCTGGACATGAAGCGCCCCGTCGACATGCGCGAGGTGATCGCGCGCATCGTCGACGATTCCGCGTGGCTGCCGTTCAAGCCCGACTACGGCCCTGGCACCGTGTGCGGCCACGCGCGCATCGAAGGCCACGCCGTCGGCTTCATCACCAACAACGGCCCGATCGACCCGGCCGGCGCGACCAAGGCCGCGCAGTTCATCCAGCTATGCAACCAGTCGGGCACGCCGATCGTGTTCCTGCAGAACACCACCGGCTTCATCGTCGGCCGCGCATCGGAAGAGGCGGGCATGATCAAGCATGGCGCGAAGATGATCCAGGCCCTGTCCAACTCGAGCGTGCCGCAGGTCACGATCTACTGCGGCTCGTCGTTCGGCGCGGGCAACTTCGGCATGTGCGGCCGCGGCTTTCACCCGCGCTTCTGCTTCTCGTGGCCCAATGCGCGCACCGCGGTGATGGGCGGCGAGCAGGCTGCCATGACGCTGGAGATCGTGGCGCGCCAGCAGGCCGAGCGCAAGGGGACGACGGTCGATGAAGCCCAGCTCGCGGCGCAGACCGCCGAGATCGTCGCCAACTTCGAACGCCAGGCCAGCGCCTTCGTCACCAGCGGCCTGATGCTGGACGATGGCGTGATCGACCCGCGCGATACGCGTGCCGTGCTGGCCTTCGTGCTGGCCACCGCGCGTGAAGCGAACCTGCGCCAGCCGCGCGCCGTGCAGTTCGGCGTAGCCCGCTTGTAA
- a CDS encoding helix-turn-helix domain-containing protein, which produces MPAKPSTPNGVQSLTRAFALLELLAEHHDTGLTLADLAIKAEIDRTTAHRMARFLEAAGYIERESGSKRLFLGTTAMSLGLRAMNRPPPGSALVTKMKALARLTGDAVFLIVRIGDHGHCLHTEQGSHRIKSFHMLTGSSRLLGQGTGSMALLARLDDDAVRAHYERHRAEYEAGGLSLMKLMRGVERSRTCGYALAGADGVAGVGYALPMAMHAEAAISIVSAASRMPVARRHEMGRIIGGMFAGD; this is translated from the coding sequence ATGCCTGCCAAGCCATCCACGCCCAACGGCGTCCAGAGCCTCACACGTGCCTTCGCCCTGCTGGAACTGCTAGCCGAGCATCACGACACGGGGTTAACCCTGGCGGACCTGGCCATCAAGGCGGAGATCGACCGCACCACGGCGCACCGCATGGCGCGCTTCCTGGAGGCTGCCGGCTACATCGAACGGGAATCGGGCAGCAAACGCCTGTTCCTGGGCACCACGGCCATGTCGCTCGGCCTGCGCGCGATGAACCGCCCCCCGCCCGGCAGCGCACTCGTGACCAAGATGAAGGCGCTCGCGCGCCTGACCGGCGACGCGGTCTTCCTGATCGTGCGCATCGGCGACCATGGCCACTGCCTGCATACCGAACAAGGCAGCCACCGCATCAAGTCCTTCCATATGCTGACCGGCAGCTCGCGCCTGCTGGGCCAGGGTACCGGCAGCATGGCCTTGCTCGCGCGGCTGGACGATGACGCTGTCCGTGCGCACTACGAACGTCACCGCGCCGAGTACGAAGCCGGCGGCCTGAGCCTGATGAAGCTGATGCGGGGCGTGGAACGCAGCCGCACGTGCGGCTACGCGCTCGCCGGCGCCGACGGCGTGGCCGGCGTGGGCTATGCGCTGCCCATGGCCATGCACGCCGAGGCTGCCATCAGCATTGTGTCGGCCGCTTCACGCATGCCGGTGGCGCGCCGGCACGAGATGGGACGGATCATCGGCGGGATGTTTGCGGGGGACTGA
- a CDS encoding FixH family protein: MFSILLAGYGCTTPPQDLDLSRDKSSDGGRYQVAIVAPTPSPAVNQMHSWKVRLTTPDGHPVRGAQFSVAGGMPQHGHGYPTQPRVTREVDDGTYLLEGMKFSMSGWWDLKLGIRAEPGPDQVAFNIVIDPRSQRP, encoded by the coding sequence ATGTTCTCCATCCTTCTTGCCGGCTACGGCTGCACCACCCCGCCCCAGGACCTCGACCTGTCCCGCGACAAGTCCTCCGACGGCGGCCGCTACCAGGTCGCGATCGTCGCGCCGACGCCGTCCCCCGCGGTCAACCAGATGCATAGCTGGAAGGTCCGGTTGACGACGCCCGACGGCCATCCCGTGCGAGGCGCGCAATTCTCGGTGGCGGGCGGCATGCCGCAGCACGGCCACGGCTACCCGACGCAGCCGCGGGTGACGCGCGAAGTCGACGACGGCACCTACCTGCTCGAAGGCATGAAGTTCAGCATGAGCGGCTGGTGGGACCTCAAGCTTGGCATTCGCGCGGAGCCCGGACCGGATCAGGTCGCCTTCAATATTGTCATCGACCCCCGGTCGCAGCGCCCGTGA